TGACAGGACAATCACGGCAGGAGCGAGAGTGAAGTAGCCTACAAAGCTGACTTTTttctagtttttatttttgaatgtgtgCACATAATGAACACGAAATATTCTGCAGGCAATCCAAATAACTTTAACTGTGTATGTTTGCTTCTCCAGAGCTGCGGGCACTTCAAAGAGTGCACCGTTGCCTGCAAAGCAAATACAGAACTAAAGCACCTAAAGCAATGCATTATTGATAGCCTACAATAAACTCTGTCAAATGTTAAACAACCGCCAGTAATTTATTTGCTTTTGCTCATAACACGGCCGCTCCTGCCGCTCAAGCAACATTTCAAGTTGTGTCGCAGCTATGTTGTGGCTGCAAGAGAAATAACTATTAAGTGACAGCTTTTCTACCAATCCATGCAAAGCTGGTGGATTTCAGTGCTGTGCTGTCCAATAGAAGCGCAGCAGAGGTGGGAATCTAAACCCGGACGACGTCACGTAGCGACGTTAACCCTTGCAGTGCAGTTTTCCTCAAAGTTATCAGACTGTACATCTCATGTAGTGCAGAGATAAGGAGCCCTATCTGTGTGACTGAGAGAGGAAATacagtacttttttttctccaaattaaACATACTGTTAACACAGCAtactttatgtgtttgttttggcgCTATGTGTAAGTAGGTCATTATGGGCTACtataatcaaaatcaaaatagtTAAAATCTGTGTTACTTCAAACAATTTATCTTCTTCTTTGCAGACCCTTTTCTTTGCCTCATCGGGGTTTTTATTTACCCACATAACACAACACACTGGTTTGGAATCCAAAATCAAATAGACTTTATTTACACTCTAGATTTTAGGCTTATTTGCATATTCCCTGATACATAATTTAGCCTCACATAGAACCTGTAATCTTTGCCAGAAGGTAAATATTCTTAAAGAACCTGCCAAGCAACCAGTATTATTGAACTAATTCCTTGTGTGCAACTGATTTCCCCCTAAATAAATAGAACTGTGAACATCTctcattagttttttttcttcctttatatCCAGGTGACTCGATGAGCCAGCAATGGAGACCAAAAGATACCAAAGTTTCTTTGATGGGAGCGACACAGAGAACAAATGGTCACAGGTCCCCGGCAGTATGGAGcactgctgcagcacagaggaTTCAGGTTTGACCAGCAGCGATATCTTGATGGACATAGTCAATGTGAGCTGCCCTGCTGGAAGCCCAGCTACTGACtgcaaagacaacaacacaaaaaaacaggagcAGCCAATGCTCCGGCTCAGCCAGAACCAGCCATTTGTTCTCCCACACTTCAACAACTCCCTCCATGGTCATAAGCAGGAAATGGACTCCAAGGAGCTTTCCAAGACTGTGGCTGAGTCAATGGGCCTGTATATGAATGCAGCCAGGGAGGCGGACTTTGCCTTTAGCCAGCACGGGGGCGGCACTAGCCCTGGGAAGATGTATCCAGCGTGTGGACGGCCTCTAGAAGAGACCCAGTGTGGTTCCACAAAGAGCCCCAAGTTAAAGCCATTTGGTTTTCCACAGCCAAGCACCACTCCCAGAGAATGCCCCAGTGGGACTCAGATTAGCTCGGCTTCAATGCTGGCTtcatctctctcctgcagccccCAGACCTCCAGTTCAATCTCCAGCCCCGGCAACAACATGGTGTCATCAACCACCAGCCCCCCTACGTGCTTTGGACCAGTGTGCTCGTCTGTTAATAGTCCTGTCAGCCAGACGTCTTGTGCCGCAACTCTGGCCAATATCAAGCGCAGGAATTCAGCAACATGTAGCCCTGTAGAGTCCAGCACAGTGGGCTCACCACCGCTTACCAGCCCGCTCAATGTCATGAGGTCACCCATGTCCAGCCCTCAGAGCATGAGTAGCGTGCGATCACCGCCGTCCTGCAGCACCACTTGTAACATCAGGTCCTCCGTCTCAAGCCCAACAGGCGGTGGCTGCACCAGTACAGCAAACAACTGTAACCCGGTAAGGCCGTCCATCTCCAGTCCGGCTATAGGAAGCAACATGGCGGTCAGCAGCCCTCAGAACCCCTCCTCTGCTGGGTTTCCGGTATCCAGTCCTGCAAGTGGGCTTGGTTTGGTGCAGAATGACACAAACAGCCCTGACGCAGCGAGTCTGTCCAGAGACACGGACTTCAAACACTTTGAATTCCCTAAAGTAGAGATGGTAGACGGGGAGGTGTTCAATGTGGGCTTAGACCAGATGGGCATGGTTAAGTATATAAAGAACGAGCCAGGAACTGACTTTAGGAGCATGTGTTTGGGCAGCTCTAAATGTAACTCAAGTAGCACACCCTTTATCACGCAGATTAAGAGTGAGCCAGACCATAATGAGGGATGTATGAACCAACAACCGTACGGCGAACAGCCACCATCTCTCGGTCTCTTTCCTGCATCTGAGACCACCTATTTATCCCTGAGGAATAACATTGACGAGTACAGTCTTTCTGGTATCTTAGGACCACCTGTCTCCTCCATGAATGGGTCCTATGAGCCTGAAGTGTTCTCCAACAATGTCCTATCCAAAGGGGTTAAGCAGGAGACCACTGATGGCAGCTATTACCAAGAGAACAACAGCATGCCCACATCAGCCATTGTTGGAGTTAATTCTGGCGGACATTCATTCCATTACCAGATTGGAGCGCAAGGAACAATGGCTTTCACACGGCATGATGTGAGGGACCAGTCCAACCCTTTGTTGAATCTTATTTCGCCTGTAACGGCATTAATGGAGTCATGGAAAACTCGGCCGGGCATGTCACAGGGGTCACTGTCAGGCAGAGGTGAAGGATACCCAAACTGCATCACAGACGGCATGTCAAGGTAAGCGGAGTAAAGATTTCTCTCAAATCTGAGTGCATTCTTGTGTTTCTCCTTCAGAGTTAAATAATGAACCGTAACTTTACAATGacaggacatttttattttccacaaattattctttttttttttttttacaatctcaCTCCACCTATATAATGGTGGGTCTGTCTACTGGATCAGATAGATGAAGGGTCGGTCTGTTTCAGTGAGTCTCATATTTCACAGGGGATTTAGGGCGTTTGCTTTGAatggtacaaaaataaaaacaacagcagggcTTGGGAAAGGCAGCGGGATGCTGGCCGGGGTAACAGGAATTAAAGGACGCCGTCCAGGTCATTGTTATAGTAGCATGTGATCACAACATCATATCTGCTAGCACTGCCCTGTGCTCTACTGTAACACAGATAGGCAAAGTTTACCTCTTATCAGGCTCCTGTTTGTATGTACAACAACAAGATGTATTGGTCTGTTATCAGGAGGTCTGGCGAAGACCTTGTGTAATGCAAATATCTGTTTTTATGGGCCCTGAGCCATTGGCAGCATCATAAATTATGAATGATTGATCACATGCTTTTGTTGCCAAACTGATGAAATAAACAGTTGCTTTGTGAGGTTGGGGGCTGAGACTAAACAAACACGCTGAAGAGGACGAAATCTATAAGAACTGCCAATCTGGAAAAGTGCAACTTTGACACAGTTGTTTGGCGTCCACTGTATTCTGGTGTCCTAGTTGTATGTGAAGCTGAGGGAAGTAAATTATCAGCAGCACGATtaataagagaaaataaaaatgccatTATGTAGACCAGGAAACACTTGGTACcattgttaaaaacacagaaatattaaaTGCACCTAACAGAGGGAGGTGCAGCTGTTCATTTACAGTTTGTGGTGCTGTTTGGGTGTGATAGgatttttatgtatttcaatAGCATTGTCTGTCTATTGGTGTTCTTATAAAGAACAATTCCATCATCTCTGTATGCAGAGGATGTTATAAATTTAAAGTTTTACAAGCTGGTACAAAGAGGTACTAAAACAAGTCTTAAAGGACTTCCTGTTACTTTCACGGCTGTGAGAGAAGTTCAatgtttgagctgctgctgctgctgctgggatgtTGATTTACTTTTGCTGCTACATTCGATTGTGATTTGATCATGACCGTTTAAACTGAGGGTTTGCCTGTGATGTTGCTCTATATCATGAAATGCACATTTATTTGATAAGAAAAAGTTCTTCTGTTGGAATTTGTAGATTTCACTTGTTGCTCAAGCattttcagttgttgttttttttttttttaaagattgctGTAAATTCAGTAATATATAATTGTATATTCACGTTAAACACTTGACTGCAAACCTTTTATTTATAGATAATATATACAATACAAACATACACGTTGacgaggttgttgtttttttactcaagaGATGCAGCTATAATAACGTCACTATTCAAAGACACACTTAAAATTGATTTCCATTAATTTTTTACTGTAAGATAAGTGGCCTGATATGATCACtctaattcatatttttaacctaatttcctttaaaaaaaaaaatctacaatgGATCTAAAGTCATTGTGAAATTTTTGTATATCAATAAGAAACACATATATTCAGGAcaaggagtgagtgtgtgcgtgtgtgtgtcatcatgaCCTGATTTTCTTATCGTCAGtatattttatatcttttcTGTTTGACGTCTTTATTCGGCGTTATACGTACACTACACACTCATCTAGAGTgagttgtgtgagtgtgtctgtgtgagtgtgtgcgaaAGCAAGGCTTGAGGAGACTGATACAGCCCCGTTACCTTGGAGGCGACCCATATGGCAGGAGCCAAAGCGATGTTGACGGGATCACTGCCACCTTGGTCCTAATGAGATCCAGCTTAGCCCTAATGTCAGACAGGATGACAGTAAGAGGTGGGCCACAAGGCAGCCAGCCAGGCAGCAAGGgaggcagaaaaacacaaacacacataaacatacatacAACTAATGcacacatactctctctctctctctcttacacacacatatatatttatataccctctgtctctgtctctctctctcttacacacacacacacacacacatatatatttatataccctctctctctgtctctctctctcttacacacacatatatttatataccctctgtctctctctctgtctctctctctgtctctctgtctctctctctctctctctctctcttacacacacacacatatatttatataccctctgtctctctgtctctctctgtctctctgtctctctgtctctctctctctctctctctctctcacacacactcacacacatatatacataaatatagaAATGTCTTAGGAAGAACCCAAGAATCCTACATTTAATTAGGGGTGCCTATTTTCACGGTCCTCTTACAATAGTTGTATTGAATTGATTGACAGCTATACTTAGATTATATGCACGGGCATATTATATCCTGGCTGAAATCTGAAAGTGCACTGCAGGAAATCTGTGGCACTTTCGAGCTTTGGACCAGACTACATTGCACCAGGGCCCAATATTTCATAGGCAAAAAATTGTTACGTAACCATTAAAAAGCACAACTAAAACTCTTTGATCCGCCGAAGCCTTGGatgacagagtgtaaaatccctcggctctttttttttctcactttggTTTCCTCTGTAAatggttttaattaaaaatggctGCTCATCTGAGCAGTCTGGATTACTTTGTGCAAAAACATTCTAGCTCAAATCGGctagagaggaagaaggagaaaaattAGTCATACTaactttaattgttttatttatgtgatgtttgatttaaactgaATACTTTGGCTGACTCATAGTCCAGAACGAAGCATTGTATGTGATTAGACGTTTGAATCCTTCAAGATTTTTTGAGATttttactcttctttttttcactacAAGCAGTACAGTATTATCTCTTCTGAAgagcatttaaaaatattttcatggtGGATTTATATTAACCAAATGTACTTtgtatgaaaaatataaatatggaaATTTTAATAAAATGACCTACATTAGTGTGCTGGATTATGCTTGCTCACTGCCTAAATCTGAGAATCTCTTTTCACCCTATTCAGGGCATTTTCCTGCTGGTTTTCACAGTCATGTTAAACCAAATAGAATTACTCTAAAACTTGTCAGCTCCCTGACCTAATAATCATAATCTGACAAATGGTACAGGCTTAAAATAGTaaaaaccatgtttttttttttttttcatttagaaatgctCTCATTAAATTCCTTTTGCTATATTTATAGTTTCTGGAGAAGTGGCACCCAACTATATAGTCTGACCTTTTTCCCTGCAGCCAGTTTCTGCAGATCCACACCACAGTGTGCCCTTCATGAGGAAGGTCCAGATAGGAGCGGGCAGAAAGCTTTAGACTGGACTCTGGCCAACTCTCAATGTTCTGCAGAGGGATGAAAAGGCATACTCCTGAGAGCACACTAATAAGGCTTTAATTGTATGTTCCTCCGCTAAATTAATGGATGGAAATGATTTGATTAATTCAGACACTGCTGGATACTAATATCCAATTAAAGCCCAACACCAGGCATGCACAGGGGCTCCCAGTGCATTATGGGTTCCTGACTGAGAAGCGGGCAGCTGCTTGTGTTTGGGTTGTGAAAGGATAATAAAGGTGAAGGTGTTCGGGAATGGTGGTGGGGTTCAGCAGTCTACACAGCAGACGAAATCATCTGGCAGAGAAGTTATTTCATACTCTAAGCACGTGTATTCATTCTTTGCATTCTTGAATATACTGTCACAAATTCACTATAGAGTTGAAATTAAATCTAAAGTAAAGTTGAATTGTGCTGAATTTAATCTAAAGCCAGTAAGGGCCACACTATAGTAAcaagttattttgtgtttaagtttTACTCTTTTCATAAAACATTCTACgctaaataatttaataatgttTGGTAGctttagaaaaacatgaattctTTTCTTAAGCTCCctcttttaagtttttaaaaacttgttcGTAATAAGTCAAGTGCAGCCCTGAGAGCTGTGGACTGTGACTCATTTATGCAGGAATGATTGAGGATTGCCATTTTTCTTaagcaattttaaaaaaagagtaaatctTTCAACGTTTTACAAACGTTATGAATCAATTTTTCCTGTCATTTAATTATGTGACAACTAGCACGAACATTGATACAAATAATGGTGCATGGAGGTTGACACTTATCCACACTTGATGGATAAATTGGGGTCAACCGGTTGAGGGTTGAAGTTGTCATGTGTTCAATATAGAGAACAGTTTTACAGTTCTAACTGTAGAACTCGTACCACCTTTCTaaagaaaatatgtatttatttaattttttcatttcatttcaatatcTTTCAAAAGCGCTTTTTCTCATTAATCCAGACCGTGTGCTGGTTTGAGAGGACATTGGGTGAAAAAGGTCATCCTTTTCAGAGTGATTGAAAACCCTTTAAGAGAATTGACAGTCGACTGAAGGATTCTTAGAAAAGTTCATCTCAGCCAAGAATcattgaaataaatatatatttaaagggaAGCACACTCCCAAACTTTTTCTGCCAGGCCCCTCTTTcgaagaagaaaatattttcagcCCCCCCCTCCTACCCTCCCCATACAtatcaaaatatatattaatgtaCACTAATCACACTGTCAATCACGCTCTTTGCTTACAAACTCCTATATTTTTAGAATTCATCTCAAACATTCACTCCGGAAGTAAAGAAAAGCAGCTTTAGTGTTTGACAACAAACTATCAAGCAGCTTTTTAAAGAGGAGGCAATTAAAAGTGATACTGTAACATAAAACTTCCAAATTTGTGATGTCTGGTGTAGATTCATTGTCCATCTTACATTAACCTTCAAGTCTTCTCACAAAATTTGCCTAGCTAGCAGTAAAAAACTGTGCATTGTTATTTTAAGCCAGGCCAGGCCCCCTCCATCATAACTCCTTTTGGGAATCACTGCCTCAGGGCGCACTCTGAACTAGACAATCCTGAcatgcctaagcacgcttcacccctaaagtccagtttgtttgactagtgctCCAATCCGTGCTCAAAAATGGTAcacttcctcggccctggcACACTTTGAataggtgtgcttcagcacggtacagttcatgtacgagcacaagcacatatacacaacgtggacagccttcattatggagataTCCCGGAGTGTTCTgcctgtatctgactaaaatgactcacaATAAGCCACAAATTCAGGAAAGTAGCTGCTATGTTCtatgtgttgttctccgatgtgcggacgTGGACAGCGCGTctcttttattgtttaattttttatttatttttcaagtcAACCTGTCTTGTTAACTcagcacgcttcataattacGCAAAGCCATTCATGCGTTGTATTACGaggttatgtacaagaggtaaccatgctcaggcccagttagtcctggagcagtgtgagtgcatgccagcaggggaatggggagggggggccaTCGTGCTTAAGCGCAGTAAGGGACATCTTTGTCTAGAGTGAGTGCACCCTAAATGTGAAAATACCCAGCAGTAGAATAATGAGGCcggaaaaaatatatttgagctGACTGATTAAAATCTATAGCAAGCATTATATTATTCATATAATTGGGCATTGCAAAtgaagaaaatagaaaagaaaatactttgtcTATGACAAAATACACCCCTAAACGCAACttgtataatgttaaaatgGACGAAGAGTAACATTTTTCACAGCATATGGAAATGAAATGGTCTGAAATATAGTGAGAATATCTTAAATCGGGTGTGAAAGGGGCTCCTGTGGGCATTTCAAACATGTCTTTCAGTGCAGCAGTCCAGTCCAACATTTAGAGATGTAAATTGTCTTGTTCCTCCATGCAGAAATCAGCAATGTTTTATCATTGAGCCCAAGAATAAAAAACCCAAGAAATCTGATACTCTGGACCACAGAGACAGGCTTGagctttgaaaacacattttaagcaCAATAGTACtttcttaaacatttttttaaaaaatgggctgttttttttgaatgcatgtaaaaagataaacatctactgaaaaaacatgattaaaacacctgaatggaaaagaaaatattaataCATAGACCCACCAGGATCCAGTTCTTTTCTGTCTTCTGGGCAGCCAGTTCCTCAGTGGTGTGGGTGTATTTGGAGGCTGAGGCTGTGTAAGAGATGCTGAATTTCCACAGTCTGTTACTCTTAAAATATCAGAATTTATCCTGAAAACTAGGGGAAGATGAAGCTCCCTGTGAGCTGTTTTTGACCTCGGCTGCAAGGTGAAAACTTGGTACTATTGCAGAGaatgatgtttatgttttttttttttttttaaatagagggtaaattattttatattttttagattGTGCATatagttgatgtgtttgtgtttgacactGCTAACAACATTTTATAGTCTTAACAAATTTTAATCTTGATAAGCTTCCCAGCAGATAGTTATTAAGTGACGCCATTGACTTCTTCGACTTGAACACAGAATCATTGACTGGACTCGTGTCCCAGTCAACGGCAGACTCATTTAACAACTGTTTTAATGAAGGGTTGCCAGTTTTGGTGTGCACTCAAATAAGTCTACTGCAATGAATCATTTCCACAACCAAAGAATGTGAAAATATACTTTTAAATTCACtacatgtaagaaaaaaaaaaaataatgccgTGTCTCACTACGTCTACACATTAATGTGCTTTATAGTTTTGGTTTTCTGATCAATATGAACTCTTGTCATCTCTGTTTACAGCTCTTTTAAGCAGCTGTTTCATTGTGAAAAAACAACTGACAGTACTTAATGATAAGATGGTTAACACTGTGGAGCATTTAGCATCAAAAAGAGTTAAATATTTCCTTTAGGTGGGAGGTGGTAaagaccaaaacagagctaaaacCATTGTAAAAAGGCAATTTCAGCAAACAAGGTCATCACAATAACTTATAATGAGGTGATAATATCACAGTTATGTGTTAACTGACTGTTCCACTGACCAAAAAAACTATTCTGAAAAGTAAAGGTCACTGCTTAAGTGCTCAAGTTA
This window of the Labrus mixtus chromosome 2, fLabMix1.1, whole genome shotgun sequence genome carries:
- the nr3c2 gene encoding mineralocorticoid receptor, whose protein sequence is METKRYQSFFDGSDTENKWSQVPGSMEHCCSTEDSGLTSSDILMDIVNVSCPAGSPATDCKDNNTKKQEQPMLRLSQNQPFVLPHFNNSLHGHKQEMDSKELSKTVAESMGLYMNAAREADFAFSQHGGGTSPGKMYPACGRPLEETQCGSTKSPKLKPFGFPQPSTTPRECPSGTQISSASMLASSLSCSPQTSSSISSPGNNMVSSTTSPPTCFGPVCSSVNSPVSQTSCAATLANIKRRNSATCSPVESSTVGSPPLTSPLNVMRSPMSSPQSMSSVRSPPSCSTTCNIRSSVSSPTGGGCTSTANNCNPVRPSISSPAIGSNMAVSSPQNPSSAGFPVSSPASGLGLVQNDTNSPDAASLSRDTDFKHFEFPKVEMVDGEVFNVGLDQMGMVKYIKNEPGTDFRSMCLGSSKCNSSSTPFITQIKSEPDHNEGCMNQQPYGEQPPSLGLFPASETTYLSLRNNIDEYSLSGILGPPVSSMNGSYEPEVFSNNVLSKGVKQETTDGSYYQENNSMPTSAIVGVNSGGHSFHYQIGAQGTMAFTRHDVRDQSNPLLNLISPVTALMESWKTRPGMSQGSLSGRGEGYPNCITDGMSSSPLRQPSSTAKVCLVCGDEASGCHYGVVTCGSCKVFFKRAVEGQHNYLCAGRNDCIIDKIRRKNCPACRVRKCLQAGMNLGARKSKKLGKLKGVNEDLQGSKDGQTATSGVGGGYLSSEKELNASAANALVPHGPGVVTPFLPPSICSVLELIEPEEVYSGYDNTQPDTTDHLLSSLNRLAGKQMVRMVKWAKVLPGFRGLPIEDQITLIQYSWMCLSSFCLSWRSYKHTNGQMLYFAPDLIFNEERMQQSAMYDLCLGMRQVSQEFVRLQLTYDEFLSMKVLLLLSTVPKEGLKNQAAFEEMRVNYIKELRRSVGKATNNSGQTWQRFFQLTKLLDAMHDLVGNLLDFCFYTFRESQALKVEFPEMLVEIISDQIPKVESGLTHTIYFHKK